The following are encoded together in the Gemmatimonadota bacterium genome:
- the hrpA gene encoding ATP-dependent RNA helicase HrpA gives MNDKHTETQKPSMDQGLATGIRALLPRCTLKDRRDIQRRLKKLRGTERGDHGRLERLVEQASASAALVEQRLGSNTSVTIDSQLPISARRKAILETLRSHPVVIVTGETGSGKTTHLPKICLEAGRGVYGRIACTQPRRVAALSVSRRIAEELDATWGREVGCKIRFTDETVPETRVKMMTDGMLLAEIQHDPNLLEYDTIIIDEAHERSLNIDFLLGYLRLLIRRRKDLKVVITSATIDTAAFSDAFDDAPVIEVSGRLHPVEIRYLPLEETRGDADDYTYVDGAVDAVDRIMEEPGRGDILVFLPSEKDIHETRRRLDGRSYRHTDVLPLFGRLTSADQQRVFQPRNNRRIVVATNVAETSLTIPRIKYVVDTGLARISRYAPRTRTQRLPIEPIAQSSARQRAGRCGRVSGGVCLRLYSESDLTNRPEFTTPELQRANLAEVILRMLALKLGDVHAFPFLDRPTPQAIRDGFQLLTELGAIDGERRLTDRGRAMARLPVSPTVSRMLLQARQENALQEVLVIAAAISIQDPRVRPLDQQEQADQEHRKFRNASSDFLTLLNIWEAFHNTFEHLKTQAAMRRFCRRHYLSYNRMREWRDIYVQLRRALRESDGFRGRPERTGSAHYDAVHRSILSGLLSQVAEHREGNLYTGSRNRTAMIFPGSGLFQRRPGKDSGKNNRHGKRDERPGKEGEDGQRGGTASAPWIVAAEMVETNRLYARTVARVQPEWAAELGRHLCRASYTNPRWETAAGRVLVDETLLLHGLLVSRRTIDYGKANPAEATRIFIRGALVNDDLRTRYAFMDHNRRTRRDAETWLLQHRNAYRVDLDEAAFQFYAERISHVFSAHDLNRIIKTEGAGKDLFLRMETRDLTGTDDARHHPEDFPEHFTLEGERLPLRYACRPGREEDGVTLSLPRSKVHQLPLESLDWLVPGLLCEKIEALLRGLPGRKRKRLVPIPETARMIVEDLDPAGTSLTGALAEFIARRHGLEIDPSEWPVGSVPDHLRMRVLVTDEDGGAVLSTRDPERIRAEIVGRAVAVESESWRKAAERWERYDLRDWSIGDLPDRVEIGLSGTVPLYAWPGLQAADDVVDLRLFRDRHEAHQETRMGLVRLLERRMSEEMAWLRRDLAFLRDLPALTDHAGGLEALQNSAYDHLLDALFTREPLYPLTADRFEEDVEQARGLLKKLPNWFQQQMRPLERVLGGDIRTAPGYPDMEDDLQRLIPSDFLRKTPAVELPNLVRYLKAVETRSRRAREDRTKDQKKAELVKPFDDALRALHSRDDVNPALLNEFRWMLEEYRVSVFAQELGTGRTVSSKRLQGLLDQIEADSRGPETS, from the coding sequence ATGAACGATAAGCATACCGAAACGCAAAAGCCCTCCATGGATCAAGGGCTGGCGACCGGGATAAGGGCGCTCCTGCCGCGATGCACGCTGAAGGACCGGCGGGACATCCAGCGCCGGTTGAAGAAGTTACGCGGCACGGAGCGAGGGGACCACGGCCGGCTTGAAAGACTGGTGGAGCAGGCGTCCGCCTCGGCAGCGCTCGTGGAGCAGCGCCTCGGGTCGAATACATCAGTCACCATTGACAGCCAGCTGCCCATTTCCGCCCGGCGGAAGGCAATACTCGAAACCCTGCGCAGCCATCCGGTCGTGATCGTGACGGGGGAAACCGGATCGGGCAAGACGACGCATCTGCCCAAAATCTGCCTCGAGGCGGGCAGGGGCGTGTACGGCCGTATCGCGTGCACGCAGCCCCGGCGTGTCGCGGCGCTGTCGGTGTCGCGCCGTATTGCCGAGGAACTCGATGCGACCTGGGGCCGGGAAGTCGGATGCAAAATACGCTTCACGGACGAGACCGTGCCCGAGACCCGGGTCAAGATGATGACCGACGGCATGTTGCTTGCCGAGATACAGCACGATCCGAACCTGCTTGAATACGACACGATCATCATCGACGAGGCCCACGAACGCAGTCTGAATATAGATTTCCTGCTGGGATACCTCCGGTTGCTGATCAGGCGCAGGAAGGATCTGAAAGTCGTGATTACCTCGGCGACCATCGACACCGCCGCCTTCTCGGACGCTTTCGACGACGCGCCGGTGATCGAGGTGTCGGGACGCCTGCATCCGGTGGAGATCCGGTATCTGCCCCTCGAGGAAACGCGGGGCGACGCCGACGACTATACCTATGTCGACGGAGCCGTCGACGCGGTCGACCGGATCATGGAAGAACCCGGCCGTGGCGACATCCTGGTTTTTCTTCCTTCGGAGAAGGACATCCACGAGACGCGCAGACGGCTGGATGGAAGATCCTACCGGCACACCGACGTCCTTCCGCTCTTCGGCCGCCTGACCAGCGCGGACCAGCAGCGGGTCTTTCAACCGCGGAACAACCGCCGCATCGTCGTCGCCACGAATGTCGCCGAGACTTCGCTGACCATCCCGCGAATCAAGTACGTCGTCGATACCGGTCTCGCCCGGATCAGCCGCTACGCGCCGCGGACCCGAACCCAACGGTTGCCGATCGAGCCCATCGCGCAAAGCAGCGCCCGACAGCGGGCCGGACGCTGCGGGCGGGTGTCCGGGGGCGTCTGCCTCAGACTCTACAGCGAGTCCGACCTGACGAACCGGCCGGAGTTTACCACGCCCGAACTGCAACGCGCCAATCTCGCCGAGGTCATTCTGCGCATGCTGGCGTTGAAACTGGGCGACGTCCACGCCTTTCCCTTTCTCGACCGGCCCACTCCCCAGGCTATAAGGGACGGTTTCCAACTGCTCACCGAACTGGGGGCCATCGACGGGGAACGGCGTCTGACCGATCGGGGCCGGGCCATGGCGAGACTGCCGGTGTCGCCCACAGTGTCGCGCATGCTCCTGCAGGCCCGGCAGGAAAACGCCCTGCAGGAGGTCCTCGTCATCGCGGCGGCCATCAGCATCCAGGATCCCCGCGTCAGGCCCCTCGACCAGCAGGAACAGGCGGACCAGGAGCACCGGAAGTTCAGGAACGCGTCCTCGGATTTCCTGACCCTGCTCAATATCTGGGAGGCTTTCCACAATACCTTCGAGCACCTGAAAACCCAGGCTGCCATGCGCAGGTTCTGCCGGAGACACTACCTTTCCTACAACCGTATGCGCGAATGGCGCGACATCTATGTGCAGCTCCGCCGCGCGCTCCGGGAATCCGACGGCTTTCGCGGCCGCCCGGAACGAACCGGAAGCGCCCACTACGACGCGGTCCACCGGTCGATCCTGAGCGGCCTGCTGAGCCAGGTCGCCGAACACCGGGAAGGCAATCTCTATACCGGATCCAGAAACCGGACCGCCATGATCTTCCCCGGATCCGGTCTTTTTCAAAGGAGACCCGGCAAAGATTCCGGCAAGAACAACAGGCATGGAAAGCGGGACGAAAGGCCCGGGAAGGAAGGCGAGGACGGGCAAAGAGGCGGAACGGCGTCGGCGCCCTGGATCGTCGCCGCGGAGATGGTCGAAACCAACCGGCTCTATGCGCGCACGGTGGCTCGGGTTCAACCCGAGTGGGCCGCTGAACTGGGCCGCCATCTATGCCGGGCCTCCTATACAAATCCCAGGTGGGAAACGGCCGCCGGGCGGGTGCTCGTCGACGAAACGCTGCTCCTGCACGGCCTATTGGTCTCTCGTCGGACGATTGATTACGGGAAGGCTAATCCGGCAGAGGCGACGCGGATTTTCATCCGCGGTGCGCTGGTGAACGACGATTTGAGGACCCGGTACGCCTTCATGGATCACAACCGGAGGACCAGACGGGATGCCGAGACCTGGCTGCTGCAACACCGCAACGCCTACCGCGTCGATCTCGACGAAGCCGCTTTTCAATTCTATGCGGAACGGATTTCCCATGTGTTTTCGGCACACGACCTGAACCGGATCATTAAAACGGAAGGGGCGGGGAAGGATCTTTTCCTGCGCATGGAAACCAGGGACCTCACGGGGACCGATGACGCGCGGCACCACCCGGAGGACTTCCCGGAGCATTTCACGCTGGAAGGCGAACGGCTGCCATTACGGTACGCCTGCCGGCCGGGCCGGGAGGAGGACGGCGTCACCCTTTCGCTGCCCCGCAGCAAGGTGCACCAGCTTCCCCTCGAGTCGCTGGACTGGCTCGTCCCCGGCCTGTTATGCGAGAAGATCGAAGCGTTGCTCAGAGGGCTGCCGGGCAGGAAACGCAAGCGGCTCGTACCCATTCCGGAAACGGCGCGGATGATCGTGGAGGATCTAGACCCTGCCGGCACCTCCCTTACCGGGGCGCTCGCGGAATTTATCGCAAGGCGGCATGGTCTCGAAATCGACCCGTCGGAATGGCCGGTCGGATCCGTCCCCGATCACCTGAGAATGCGTGTCCTGGTGACCGATGAGGACGGAGGCGCCGTGCTTTCGACTCGCGACCCAGAACGTATCCGCGCTGAAATCGTCGGCCGCGCCGTGGCCGTCGAATCGGAAAGCTGGCGGAAGGCGGCGGAGCGCTGGGAACGATACGACCTGCGGGACTGGTCGATCGGCGACCTGCCGGACCGCGTCGAAATCGGCCTGTCGGGGACCGTGCCCCTGTACGCCTGGCCCGGTCTGCAGGCGGCCGATGACGTGGTCGACCTGCGCCTGTTCCGGGACCGGCACGAAGCGCATCAGGAAACCCGCATGGGACTAGTCCGCCTGCTCGAACGGCGGATGAGCGAGGAAATGGCCTGGTTGCGGCGCGACCTGGCGTTTCTGCGGGATCTTCCCGCCCTGACAGACCACGCCGGCGGCCTCGAAGCACTTCAGAACTCGGCTTACGACCACCTGCTTGACGCTCTTTTCACCCGAGAGCCGCTGTATCCCCTGACGGCCGACCGTTTCGAGGAAGACGTGGAACAGGCGCGCGGGCTGCTGAAAAAACTACCCAACTGGTTCCAGCAGCAGATGCGGCCCCTGGAACGGGTTCTCGGAGGAGATATCCGGACGGCCCCCGGTTATCCTGACATGGAAGACGACCTCCAACGGCTGATTCCGTCCGATTTTCTGCGCAAGACGCCGGCTGTCGAACTGCCCAACCTGGTTCGATACCTGAAGGCCGTTGAAACGAGGTCCCGCCGGGCGCGGGAAGACCGGACGAAGGACCAGAAGAAGGCAGAACTGGTCAAACCCTTCGACGATGCGCTAAGGGCGTTGCATAGCAGGGACGACGTAAATCCCGCCCTGCTGAACGAATTCAGGTGGATGCTCGAGGAGTACCGTGTCTCGGTGTTCGCCCAGGAGCTTGGGACCGGGCGGACCGTTTCTTCGAAACGACTGCAGGGGTTGTTGGACCAGATCGAAGCGGATTCCCGCGGACCGGAGACGTCATGA